The following are from one region of the Bactrocera oleae isolate idBacOlea1 chromosome 6, idBacOlea1, whole genome shotgun sequence genome:
- the Alg11 gene encoding GDP-Man:Man(3)GlcNAc(2)-PP-Dol alpha-1,2-mannosyltransferase, whose product MISIIFGILLSVLALFVISVLTLRNWVFSSKKKLNGSFEGTVNIAFFHPYCNAGGGGERVLWCAVRALQAKYDNIKIVIYTGDIDSSPNSILKKAQGTFNINVDEQNTSFVYLKRRMLVEEKLYPYFTLLGQSLGSLILGLEALCKFPPDIYIDTTGYSFTLPLFRYIGGCKVGCYVHYPTISVDMLRRVQQREYCHNNQAYVVRNPFITWLKVIYYWVFAKLYSWVGQCSDTIMVNSTWTENHIRDLWGVPFKTHRVYPPCEVKNIQKLKHHENTDNILILSIGQFRPEKDHPLQLQAMYELRTILSRNEDLWNKVKLVIVGSCRNESDYERLKNMQDLAKHLSLENSVEFQVNVNFQDLLQLYQKAGIGIHTMWNEHFGIGVVECMAAGMIMVAHRSGGPLLDIIETSEGSQNGYLAVSAIEYANCILSIIYNSNEINDTIRNAARSSVERFSEEEFEVNFLRAVVPLFNES is encoded by the exons atgatttcaataat ATTTGGAATACTATTGTCGGTTTTGGCATTATTTGTCATATCTGTACTAACTCTCCGCAATTGGGTGTTTAGctccaaaaaaaaactaaatgggTCCTTTGAAGGTACTGTGAACATTGCATTTTTTCATCCATACTGTAATGCTGGAGGAGGTGGAGAGAGAGTCCTATGGTGTGCTGTTCGGGCCTTACAG GCTAAATATGACAATATCAAAATTGTGATATACACAGGAGATATCGACAGTTCACCAAACAGCATTTTAAAAAAGGCACAAGGTACTTTCAACATAAATGTCGACGAACAAAATACAAGTTTTGTGTACTTAAAACGTCGAATGTTAGTCGAAGAGAAGTTGTATCCGTATTTTACGTTATTGGGCCAAAGTCTTGGATCACTTATTTTAGGTTTAGAGGCACTTTGCAAATTCCCCCCCGATATTTATATAGACACAACAGGATATTCTTTTACTTTGCCGTTGTTCCGTTATATTGGTGGCTGCAAAGTTGGATGTTATGTGCACTATCCTACAATAAGCGTGGATATGCTGCGGCGTGTTCAACAACGGGAGTATTGCCACAATAATCAAGCATATGTTGTTAGAAATCCATTCATTACATGGCTGAAAGTTATATACTATTGGGTCTTCGCTAAG CTTTACAGCTGGGTTGGCCAATGTTCTGATACTATCATGGTTAACTCTACATGGACTGAAAATCATATCCGCGATTTATGGGGTGTGCCATTTAAAACTCATCGTGTGTACCCGCCCTGCGAAGTTAAGAATATTCAAAAGCTGAAACACCATGAAAATAcagataatattttaattttatctattGGTCAATTCCGACCGGAAAAAGATCATCCATTACAATTGCAAGCAATGTATGAACTACGAACTATTTTATCAAGAAATGAAGATCTATGGAACAAGGTAAAACTTGTCATTGTCGGCTCATGTCGAAATGAAAGCGATTATGAACGTCTTAAGAATATGCAAGACTTGGCAAAGCATCTGTCACTTGAAAACTCAGTAGAATTCCAAGTTAACGTTAATTTTCAAGATCTTCTGCAATTATATCAAAAAGCAGGAATTGGAATTCATACAATGTGGAATGAACACTTTGGAATCGGAGTTGTTGAATGCATGGCTGCTGGTATGATAATGGTTGCTCACCGATCAGGAGGTCCTTTATTAGATATTATCGAGACGTCTGAAGGAAGTCAAAATGGATATTTAGCAGTTTCCGCTATTGAATACGCTAATTGCATTTTAAGCATTATATATAACTCGAATGAAATTAATGACACCATTAGAAATGCAGCGAG ATCATCAGTGGAAAGATTTTCCGAAGAAGAGTTCGAAGTCAACTTCCTTCGTGCAGTGGTCCCATTATTTAACGAATCATGA